The following are encoded in a window of Falco biarmicus isolate bFalBia1 chromosome 8, bFalBia1.pri, whole genome shotgun sequence genomic DNA:
- the GLI2 gene encoding zinc finger protein GLI2 isoform X3 produces the protein MIRTSPNSLVAYINNSRSSSAASGSYGHLSAGTISPAFSFPHPINPVTYQQILTQQRGLSSAFGHTPPLIQPSPTFPPRQHMAVISVNPPPAQISSNSNCISDSSQSKQSSESAVSSTVNPVINKRSKVKTEVEGLPPASPTTQEHLTDLKEDLDKDECKQEPEVIYETNCHWEGCTKEYDTQEQLVHHINNDHIHGEKKEFVCRWQDCTREQKPFKAQYMLVVHMRRHTGEKPHKCTFEGCSKAYSRLENLKTHLRSHTGEKPYVCEHEGCNKAFSNASDRAKHQNRTHSNEKPYVCKIPGCTKRYTDPSSLRKHVKTVHGPDAHVTKKQRNDVHPRPPPLKENGDNEASAKQSSKISEESPEANSTTRSMEDCLQVKTIKTENSVMCQSSPGGQSSCSSEPSPLGSTNNNDSGVEMNMHSGGSLGDLTALDDNAPVVDSTVSSGNSAVSLQLRKHMTTMQRLEQLKKEKLKTVKDSCSWVSPAPQARNTKLPPISGNGSILESSGGSSATLPNPRIMELSVNEVTMLNQLNERRDSTTSTISSAYTVSRRSSGISPYFSSRRSSEASQLGHRPNNTSSADSYDPISTDASRRSSEASQCSGMPGLLNLTPAQHYRLKAKYAAATGGPPPTPLPNMERMTLKNRISLMDGPDPTLPSIRLPPGPRRCSDGNTYGYPSAAAFPHEVPGNCTRRASDPVRRPAGDPQALPRVHRFNSTNSMNPFHPPHPTDRRNFGLQNYGRSDGSLPRHTYSPRPLSISENIAMEAMSGEVEAPVGDDDIVLPDDVVQYIKSQSNGTAAESTSMGYSNEMQSFQGSGKLQSPALPSQRRMAAAETSMSHLGPMMAECPMSFDASSDMNKNNMPVQWNEVSSGTVDIMSNQSKQQFSQGNLAVVQQKQNFGQYQNYNQQQIQLPENSMNVTQQSFMQRNVGMDGQRLNCMQLRQQPMSLGPSMNPDLGLHTGYNQPHQMLSPSAISGNPNQISPSCSSMAAKSRPHLHPQQVDMATNPSLMVGSNSERTMLGQVMHEPSQQNYSSQPTHLNFPMAQETFHQPIMTSNQPSFEPQQSMMGSATQAYPSGMVQPHPPPEPSPASRPRGLRTVQQLGYMRTPHPTNTISPGQEAAEAMHKRTSNMLPAPAQQCADGMRENNLMYYYGQIHMYEQNSSFDNHADCRVRQQQCALNSKPAALPSPGANQVSSTVDSQGLEPPQIDFDAIMDDGDHSSLMSGTLSPSILQNLSQNSSRLTTPRNSLTLPTIPAGISNMAIGDMSSMLTTLAEESKFLNMMS, from the exons TCCAGCATTCagcttcccccaccccatcaACCCTGTGACATACCAGCAGATCCTGACGCAGCAGAGAGGCCTGAGCTCAGCCTTTGGACACACTCCTCCCCTGATCCAGCCATCCCCAACCTTCCCCCCACGGCAGCACATGGCAGTCATCTCCGTCAACCCACCGCCGGCACAGatcagcagcaacagcaactgCATCTCTGACTCCAGCCAG AGCAAGCAGAGCAGCGAGTCGGCCGTGAGCAGCACAGTCAATCCAGTAATTAACAAGCGCAGCAAAGTCAAGACTGAAGTTGAGGGTTTGCCTCCAGCGTCCCCAACCACACAG GAGCATCTGACAGACCTGAAAGAAGATCTAGATAAGGATGAATGTAAACAGGAGCCTGAGGTTATTTATGAGACGAACTGTCACTGGGAAGGGTGCACAAAGGAATATGACACTCAAGAGCAGCTTGTCCAT CACATCAACAACGATCACATCCATGGGGAGAAGAAGGAGTTTGTCTGCCGCTGGCAGGACTGTACACGGGAGCAGAAGCCCTTCAAGGCTCAGTACATGTTAGTGGTGCACATGCGAAGGCACACCGGAGAGAAGCCACACAAGTGCACG tttgAGGGCTGCTCCAAAGCCTATTCCCGCCTGGAGAACTTAAAGACACACCTGAGGTCCCACACTGGAGAAAAACCCTATGTCTGTGAACACGAAGGCTGCAATAAAGCCTTTTCCAATGCCTCGGACAGAGCCAAGCACCAGAACCGGACGCATTCCAATGAG AAACCCTACGTCTGTAAAATCCCTGGCTGCACGAAGCGGTACACAGACCCTAGTTCCCTCAGGAAACATGTCAAGACTGTGCACGGGCCTGATGCCCATGTCACGAAGAAACAGCGCAACGATGTTCACCCGAGGCCACCTCCACTCAAGGAAAATGGGGACAATGAGGCAAGCgccaagcagagcagcaagaTTTCAGAGGAGAGCCCCGAGGCCAACAGCACCACAAGGAGCATGGAGGATTGCTTACAAGTCAAAACTATAAAAACGGAGAATTCTGTG ATGTGTCAGTCCAGTCCTGGTGGCCAGTCGTCGTGCAGCAGTGAACCGTCACCCCTTGGCAGCACCAACAACAATGACAGTGGAGTAGAAATGAACATGCACAGTGGGGGAAGTCTGGGAGATCTGACGGCGTTGGATGACAATGCTCCTGTTGTGGACTCAACGGTCTCATCTGGTAATTCGGCAGTCAGCCTGCAGCTAAGGAAACACATGACGACGATGCAACGACTTGAACAGCTCAAGAAAGAGAAACTCAAGACAGTTAAGGATTCCTGCTCATGGGTGAGCCCAGCTCCACAAGCCAGAAACACCAAGCTGCCTCCCATCTCAGGAAACG GCTCTATTCTAGAAAGTAGTGGTGGTTCTTCTGCTACGCTGCCTAATCCCAGAATAATGGAGCTGTCTGTCAATGAGGTTACAATGCTGAACCAACTCAACGAGCGCCGTGATAGTACAACAAGCACCATCAGCTCTGCTTACACTGTCAGCCGCAGATCATCAGGGATCTCCCCCTACTTCTCCAGCCGCCGTTCCAGCGAGGCTTCACAGCTTGGGCACCGTCCCAATAACACAAGCTCTGCTGACTCCTATGACCCAATTTCGACGGATGCCTCCCGTCGGTCAAGCGAGGCGAGCCAGTGCAGTGGGATGCCGGGTCTGCTAAACCTCACACCAGCCCAGCACTACAGGCTGAAAGCCAAGTATGCTGCTGCCACAGGGGGCCCTCCTCCAACTCCCCTGCCGAATATGGAGAGGATGACCCTGAAGAACAGAATCTCACTTATGGATGGACCAGATCCCACCTTGCCCTCCATCCGCCTCCCACCAGGCCCCAGGCGTTGCAGCGACGGTAACACCTATGGCTATCCATCAGCTGCAGCGTTTCCCCATGAGGTGCCAGGCAACTGCACAAGACGGGCTAGCGACCCGGTGAGGAGACCTGCAGGAGACCCCCAAGCCCTCCCACGAGTTCACCGCTTCAACAGCACCAACAGCATGAACCCCTTCCATCCTCCACACCCCACGGACAGGAGGAATTTTGGCCTCCAGAACTATGGGCGCTCAGATGGGAGCCTCCCCCGGCATACCTACTCACCCCGGCCGCTGAGCATCAGTGAAAACATTGCCATGGAAGCCATGTCTGGGGAGGTGGAGGCACCTGTCGGAGATGATGACATTGTGCTGCCAGATGATGTGGTGCAGTATATCAAATCCCAGAGCAATGGTACAGCAGCCGAGAGCACTTCCATGGGGTACAGCAATGAGATGCAGAGCTTCCAGGGAAGTGGGAAGCTGCAGTCTCCAGCCTTGCCCAGCCAGCGCAGGATGGCAGCGGCTGAGACGAGCATGAGCCACTTGGGACCCATGATGGCAGAGTGTCCCATGAGCTTTGATGCTTCCTCagacatgaataaaaataacatgCCCGTCCAGTGGAACGAAGTCAGCTCAGGTACGGTTGATATCATGTCCAATCAGTCGAAGCAGCAGTTTTCACAAGGGAACTTAGCAGTGGtccagcagaagcagaactTTGGTCAGTACCAGAACTATAACCAGCAGCAGATACAGCTGCCAGAGAACAGTATGAATGTAACACAGCAGAGCTTTATGCAAAGAAATGTGGGCATGGATGGGCAGAGGCTAAACTGTATGCAGCTGCGGCAGCAGCCCATGAGCCTAGGCCCCAGCATGAACCCTGATCTGGGCTTGCACACAGGGTATAACCAACCTCATCAGATGCTGAGCCCCAGTGCAATCAGTGGCAACCCAAATCAGATCTCTCCTTCTTGTAGCAGCATGGCAGCAAAGTCCAGACCCCACCTTCACCCTCAGCAAGTGGACATGGCGACCAACCCTTCTTTAATGGTTGGCAGCAACAGCGAGCGCACAATGCTGGGCCAGGTCATGCATGAACCGAGTCAGCAGAACTACTCATCTCAGCCGACCCACCTGAACTTCCCCATGGCTCAAGAGACCTTTCATCAGCCCATCATGACCTCCAACCAGCCCAGCTTTGAGCCTCAGCAAAGCATGATGGGCTCGGCCACGCAGGCATATCCATCCGGCATGGTCCAGCCTCATCCTCCGCCCGAGCCAAGCCCGGCCAGCAGACCCCGAGGCCTCCGCACCGTCCAGCAATTGGGCTACATGCGAACTCCCCACCCTACAAACACCATCAGCCCGGGCCAGGAGGCGGCAGAGGCCATGCATAAAAGAACAAGCAACATGTTGCCTgcaccagcccagcagtgcGCGGACGGCATGAGGGAAAACAATTTGATGTACTATTACGGTCAAATCCACATGTATGAACAAAACAGCAGCTTCGATAATCACGCAGACTGCCGGGTCAGACAGCAGCAGTGTGCGCTGAACAGCAAGCCGGCCGCTCTGCCTTCCCCGGGCGCGAACCAGGTATCCAGCACGGTGGACTCGCAAGGCCTTGAGCCACCCCAGATAGATTTTGATGCCATCATGGACGATGGGGACCATTCGAGCCTGATGTCAGGAACCCTGAGCCCCAGCATCCTGCAGAACCTCTCCCAGAACTCCTCTCGCCTGACGACTCCACGAAACTCTCTGACACTGCCCACCATACCCGCGGGAATAAGCAATATGGCAATAGGCGATATGAGCTCCATGCTAACCACGCTGGCAGAAGAGAGTAAATTTCTAAACATGATGTCATAA